The following nucleotide sequence is from Saccharothrix texasensis.
ACCGGCCCACTCGCCGAGGTCGGTGCGGGCCGTCGGCTGGTGCAGCATGGTCGTGCTGCCGCCGGCCAGCCACACCGCCTGCACGGCCGGCGCGATCTCCGCCGGGTCGCCCGCGAGCACCGCGATCGACTCGCCGCGCGCCACCCCGCCCGCCACCAGCGCGCCCGCCATGCGCGCGGCCCGCTCGTGCACCTCCGCCCACGACCTGCGGATCGGGGCGTTCGGCTCCCCCGTGGTCATGCCACGCGCCCGTCCCCCGGCGCCCGTAGCGGTTGCCACCATCGTGTCCACGAACCGGCTCATGTCCGTCAGGGTAGAGCGATCTTTCGGCGCATTGAGCCGATAGGGCGAAACATCGGGCGCATCATCCGGCGATACTCCCCGGTACACCACACGAAGGAGGTAATTGGGTGGCCGGGTTCGACGCTCGCCAGCACCTGCCGGCACATCCGGCGCCGCTGTTGGGCGCGCAGGATCTGCGGCAGGTCGCCTTCCACCGCCCCCCGCCCGGCCAGCCCGGGTACGACGAGGGGCAGGTGGACACCTTCCTGGACCGCATCGAGGCGACGCTCCTCGGCCGTGACGACGTCACCGAGCAGGACGTGCGGGAGGTGCGGTTCAGACCCTCGCGGCCCGGCTACTACGCGGCCGAGGTCGACGCGTTCATGGACCTGGTGGCCGAGACGCTCGGCTCGACGCCCCAGCGGCGCCAGGCCACCGCCCCCGCGCAGGGCGCGCACGCCACGTCGACCGGGATGCGCCCGGCGGCCCGGCTGACGCCGCAGGACGTGCGCGGCGTGCGGTTCCACAAGCCCAGACCGGGGAACCGGGGCTACCACGAGGGCGAGATCGACGCGTTCCTCGACCGGATCGAGAACACCCTGGCGGGTCGTGACGACCTGACCGCCCGGGAAGTGCAGGACTTCGAGTTCAGCTTCGCCCCGCCGGGACGGGTGGGGTACGACGAGGACGACGTGGACACGTTCCTCGACCTCGTCGTGGTGACGTTGGAGCGGATGCCGCCCCGGGCCGTGCCGCCGGTCTCCTCGGTCGCACCCGCTCCCCTCGCCTCCTCTTCGGCTCCCGCCGCGTTCGCTCCTCCCGCTTCCCCCACCCGCCCTGCCTCCCTCGCCTCTCCCGCTTCTCCCGCTTCTCCCGCTTCTCCCGCTTCCCCTGCGCCTCTGGTGCGGCCTCGTCCCGGTCCCGGCACGCGCCCGTTGACCGCTCGTGACGTCCGCACCGCCGCCTTCGGCAAGCCGCCGCGCGGCCGGCGCGGCTACCAGGAGTCGCAGGTCGACAAGTTCCTGGACCGGATCGAGAACACGCTGCTCGGGCAGGACGACCTGACCGCCCGCGAGGTCCGCGAGGTCCGGTTCAGCCGGCCCATGTTCGGCCGGCGCGGGTACGACGAGACCGAGGTGGACGCGTTCCTGGCGCGGGTGGAGAAGCAGTTGGGCGACGGACCGCCGCGGCTCGAGGAGATCCCGCCGATCACGTCGTGGAAGCAGCTGCGGTCGATCAAGATCCCGGTGGCCGGGCCGGCGCAGCGCGGGTACCGGACGTCGCAGGTGGACCGGGTGCTGGAGGAGGTCGGCATCGCGCTCGACGGCATGCTCGGCGCGTCGTCGGAGGAGGTGGCGACGGCGAAGTTCGCCACGTCGTTGATGGCGGGCCAGGGCTACGACTGCGCGTTCGTCGACGAGCTGATGCCCCTGCTCGCCGCCGAGCTCCGCCGCCGCAACCGCTGACCCCCGCGTGAGTCGTACCTCCACGCCGCGTGAGTCCGACGTTCGGACGGCGAGAGTCCAACGTTCACGGACCCTGAGTTCAACGCTCGGACCGACCGCCCGGTCTGCCGAGTGGTGAACTCAGGTGCGCTGAACGTTGGACTCTCGAACCGTCGACGTTGGACTCACGTGCCGTGAAGGTAGGACTCACGCGGCGTGGAGGTACGACTCACGCGCGGTGAAGGCAGGACTCTCGCGGAGGGTCAGGATTCGGCGGATTCGGCGGCGGCCAGCCACTGCGTCTCGACGTCCTCGGCCTCCGCCATCACGGCCTTCAGCTCGGCGTCCAGGGCCAGCAGGCGTTCCGGGTCGGTGGCCGCCTCGGCCAGCGCCGCGTGCAGCTTGGCTTCCTTCTTCTGCAACGTCTCCAGTCGCCGTTCCAGGCGGG
It contains:
- a CDS encoding DivIVA domain-containing protein; protein product: MAGFDARQHLPAHPAPLLGAQDLRQVAFHRPPPGQPGYDEGQVDTFLDRIEATLLGRDDVTEQDVREVRFRPSRPGYYAAEVDAFMDLVAETLGSTPQRRQATAPAQGAHATSTGMRPAARLTPQDVRGVRFHKPRPGNRGYHEGEIDAFLDRIENTLAGRDDLTAREVQDFEFSFAPPGRVGYDEDDVDTFLDLVVVTLERMPPRAVPPVSSVAPAPLASSSAPAAFAPPASPTRPASLASPASPASPASPASPAPLVRPRPGPGTRPLTARDVRTAAFGKPPRGRRGYQESQVDKFLDRIENTLLGQDDLTAREVREVRFSRPMFGRRGYDETEVDAFLARVEKQLGDGPPRLEEIPPITSWKQLRSIKIPVAGPAQRGYRTSQVDRVLEEVGIALDGMLGASSEEVATAKFATSLMAGQGYDCAFVDELMPLLAAELRRRNR